The following proteins come from a genomic window of Nitrospirota bacterium:
- a CDS encoding ATP-binding protein — translation MNITGQIDNKLRLLRLTGMLETLPVRQKQAEDGNSGYMDFLMSLLEDECERRQSGRLIKRLKAAGFEDEKTLEGFDFSFNPEVPVKRIKQLANCAYIDSRENIFLLGPVGVGKTHIAQALGHIACRMGYDVLFTKAVKMFSYINGGRADNSWEARVKRYASVQLLIIDDFGLKPLTGTQADDFYEIISERYMKKSTIFTSNREITEWQGLFQDPIIANSVMDRMAHNSHQITMTGESYRNKGKIPLKNKHDRKDGKDSVE, via the coding sequence ATGAATATAACAGGACAGATAGATAATAAGTTACGGCTGTTACGTTTAACAGGAATGCTTGAGACCCTGCCGGTAAGGCAGAAGCAGGCAGAGGATGGGAACAGCGGCTATATGGATTTCCTCATGAGTTTACTTGAGGATGAGTGTGAGAGGAGGCAATCCGGCAGGCTTATAAAAAGGCTCAAGGCGGCAGGGTTTGAAGATGAGAAGACCCTTGAGGGGTTTGACTTCTCTTTTAATCCTGAGGTTCCGGTAAAGAGGATAAAACAACTGGCAAACTGTGCTTATATTGACAGCAGGGAGAATATATTTTTACTTGGGCCTGTGGGTGTGGGTAAAACCCATATTGCTCAGGCCCTTGGGCATATAGCGTGCAGGATGGGATATGATGTTTTATTTACCAAGGCAGTAAAGATGTTTAGCTACATAAACGGAGGCAGGGCGGATAATAGCTGGGAGGCCAGGGTCAAAAGATATGCCTCCGTACAGCTACTCATCATAGATGACTTTGGGCTTAAGCCGTTAACCGGTACACAGGCAGATGACTTCTACGAAATAATAAGTGAGCGGTATATGAAGAAATCTACCATCTTTACAAGTAACAGAGAGATAACAGAGTGGCAGGGTTTATTCCAAGACCCCATTATTGCAAACTCCGTGATGGATCGGATGGCTCATAACTCTCATCAGATTACAATGACCGGAGAGTCATATAGAAATAAGG